The Leucobacter chromiiresistens genome has a window encoding:
- a CDS encoding DNA-3-methyladenine glycosylase, whose protein sequence is MQRDDFLRPALEVAPHLLGSLLSVDAPGGRVTIRITEVEAYHGVGVPGVRDAGSHARNGRTERNASMFGPPGHAYVYFSYGMHFAVNLVCSPEGSASGVLVRAGEVVAGADVARERRSARRAGTDVPADHLARGPGNVAQALGIRRETHDGRSLFAEPFSLQLPDRAVPTIASGPRVGVAGVAGGPEFPWRFWIPGEPSVSAFRPGRGAPRPVRRS, encoded by the coding sequence ATGCAACGCGACGACTTCCTCCGCCCGGCCCTCGAGGTGGCTCCGCACCTGCTCGGCTCGCTCCTGTCGGTCGACGCTCCCGGCGGCCGGGTGACCATCCGCATCACCGAGGTCGAGGCGTATCACGGAGTCGGTGTGCCCGGCGTGCGCGATGCCGGCTCGCACGCCCGGAACGGGCGCACGGAGCGCAACGCGTCGATGTTCGGCCCGCCGGGCCACGCCTACGTCTACTTCAGCTACGGCATGCACTTCGCCGTGAACCTCGTGTGCTCGCCCGAGGGCTCCGCCTCCGGTGTGCTCGTGCGCGCCGGCGAGGTCGTCGCCGGCGCCGACGTGGCGCGCGAACGCCGCAGCGCGCGGCGAGCGGGCACCGACGTTCCGGCCGACCATCTCGCCCGCGGGCCCGGCAACGTCGCGCAGGCCCTCGGCATCCGTCGGGAGACGCACGACGGGCGCTCCCTCTTCGCGGAGCCGTTCTCCCTGCAGCTGCCCGATCGGGCGGTGCCGACGATCGCCTCCGGGCCCCGAGTCGGCGTCGCCGGCGTCGCGGGCGGCCCCGAGTTCCCGTGGAGGTTCTGGATCCCGGGCGAGCCGTCGGTGTCCGCGTTCCGGCCGGGCCGGGGCGCGCCGCGCCCCGTGCGCCGCAGCTAG
- a CDS encoding DMT family transporter, translating into MHASLIDAARLTGDLGLSEAVTEMTALDPKQFIGIPLALIGAALLAFGAQYQSRGLNKVERITGQSAGAGLSLRHIASLLRRPSWVVGTLFLGLAVVFQIGSLSLSPLIIVQPIGVVGLVITSILNSRVSGVRLGKRVQSSIGLAVLGIVVFVSVAAFTASDQPVTDAKLIEILITFGVVFAVISVLTLVFRHRGVALIYIIGAGVLYGFVATFAKSVIGRLQQGEFEWLTWACVAALIAGALLGLVFVQNAYSSGPPDLVVAGLTVVDPIVAVLIGITVLDEAAGAPAWAILAFVASGAVAIIGVVGLAKFHPQTGASALAVEDAR; encoded by the coding sequence GTGCATGCGAGCCTGATTGACGCCGCCCGGCTCACGGGAGACCTCGGTCTCTCCGAAGCGGTCACCGAGATGACCGCGCTCGACCCGAAGCAGTTCATCGGCATTCCGCTCGCCCTGATCGGCGCCGCGCTGCTCGCGTTCGGCGCGCAGTACCAGTCGCGCGGCCTCAACAAGGTCGAGCGCATCACGGGCCAGAGCGCGGGCGCGGGCCTGTCGCTCCGTCACATCGCGAGTCTGCTGCGGCGTCCCTCCTGGGTGGTCGGCACCCTCTTCCTCGGCCTCGCCGTCGTGTTCCAGATCGGATCGCTCTCGCTCTCGCCGCTCATCATCGTGCAGCCGATCGGCGTGGTCGGGCTCGTGATCACCTCCATTCTCAACTCTCGCGTGAGCGGGGTGCGACTCGGCAAGCGTGTGCAATCATCGATCGGGCTCGCCGTGCTCGGCATCGTGGTGTTCGTGAGCGTGGCGGCGTTCACGGCCTCCGATCAGCCGGTCACCGATGCCAAGTTGATCGAGATCCTCATCACGTTCGGCGTCGTGTTCGCCGTCATCTCGGTGCTCACCCTCGTCTTCCGCCACCGCGGCGTCGCGCTCATCTACATCATCGGCGCCGGCGTGCTCTACGGCTTCGTCGCGACCTTCGCGAAGTCGGTGATCGGGCGACTGCAGCAGGGCGAGTTCGAATGGCTCACCTGGGCGTGCGTCGCGGCGCTCATCGCCGGCGCGCTGCTCGGCCTCGTCTTCGTGCAGAACGCCTACTCGTCGGGCCCGCCCGACCTCGTGGTGGCGGGTCTCACGGTGGTCGACCCGATCGTCGCGGTGCTCATCGGCATCACCGTGCTCGACGAGGCTGCGGGCGCACCCGCGTGGGCGATCCTCGCATTCGTCGCATCGGGAGCCGTGGCGATCATCGGCGTCGTCGGGCTGGCGAAGTTCCATCCGCAGACCGGTGCATCGGCCCTCGCCGTGGAGGACGCGCGCTAG
- the gmk gene encoding guanylate kinase produces the protein MPEVDRVAANRAAIAARQTRADLKRRLRSGEVSPFRVLEQSRLPDTPAASLRITDFLLSFPAIGAVKAERVREDLGISERKRLGGLGKLQRDRLEAFVRERTGGGRVGPRPPLTVLAGPTAVGKGTVATYIREHYPEVQLSVSATTRAPRPGEEHGRHYFFVDDEGFDRMLAADELLEWATVHNKSRYGTPRRPVLEAAERGALMLLEIDLQGARQVRASMPEARLVFLAPPSWDELVDRLVGRGTEDEEERTRRLETAKVELAAADEFDEVIVNDEVPRAAARLVELMRGDDA, from the coding sequence ATGCCTGAGGTGGATCGTGTGGCGGCGAACCGCGCCGCGATCGCGGCGCGACAGACGCGCGCGGATCTCAAGCGGCGTCTGCGATCGGGCGAGGTGTCGCCGTTCCGCGTGCTCGAGCAGTCGCGGCTGCCCGATACGCCGGCCGCGTCGCTGAGGATCACCGACTTCCTCCTGTCGTTCCCCGCAATCGGTGCGGTGAAGGCGGAGCGCGTGCGCGAAGACCTGGGCATCTCCGAGCGCAAGCGGCTCGGCGGCCTCGGCAAGCTGCAGCGCGACCGGCTCGAGGCCTTCGTGCGCGAGCGCACGGGCGGCGGCCGGGTCGGCCCCCGCCCGCCGCTGACGGTGCTCGCCGGCCCGACCGCGGTGGGCAAGGGGACGGTCGCGACGTACATCCGCGAGCACTACCCCGAGGTGCAGCTCTCCGTGTCGGCGACGACCCGCGCCCCGCGACCGGGGGAGGAGCACGGACGCCACTACTTCTTCGTCGACGACGAGGGCTTCGACCGCATGCTGGCGGCGGACGAGCTGCTGGAGTGGGCGACCGTGCACAACAAGTCGCGCTACGGCACGCCGCGTCGCCCGGTGCTGGAGGCCGCAGAGCGCGGGGCGCTCATGCTGCTCGAGATCGACCTCCAGGGGGCGCGCCAGGTGCGGGCGAGCATGCCCGAGGCGCGACTCGTGTTCCTCGCTCCGCCGAGCTGGGACGAACTCGTCGACCGCCTCGTGGGGCGCGGCACCGAGGACGAGGAGGAGCGCACGCGCCGCCTCGAGACCGCGAAGGTCGAACTCGCCGCCGCCGACGAATTCGACGAGGTGATCGTGAACGACGAGGTGCCCCGCGCTGCGGCGCGACTCGTCGAGCTCATGCGCGGCGACGACGCCTGA
- the pyrF gene encoding orotidine-5'-phosphate decarboxylase — MTRPGFGDRLAAEFAAGRHLCAGIDPHGPLLAGWGVADDADGAERMGRDVVAAAAGVAACVKPQIAFFERFGAAGFAALERVLADAREAGLLVVADVKRGDIGSSFAAYADTWLAPGSPLEADAMTVVAYQGFGTLAGALERVQRDGKGLFVLAATSNPEAAEVQQARRADGRTVAAAMVEDAAAWNAAHASAPVGGVGVVLGATLDLSAFGIDVAVRPAGPALPVLAPGFGHQGARIEDAGRVFGGIGHALLANESRSILNGGPAGLRDRIRERAAAVRFALSGEPA, encoded by the coding sequence ATGACCCGACCGGGGTTCGGAGACCGGCTCGCGGCGGAGTTCGCCGCGGGCCGGCACCTCTGCGCGGGCATCGACCCGCACGGGCCGCTGCTCGCCGGCTGGGGGGTCGCAGATGACGCCGACGGCGCCGAGCGGATGGGGCGCGACGTGGTTGCCGCCGCAGCGGGCGTCGCCGCCTGCGTCAAACCGCAGATCGCCTTCTTCGAGCGCTTCGGCGCCGCCGGGTTCGCCGCGCTCGAGCGGGTGCTCGCCGACGCGCGGGAGGCGGGGCTCCTCGTCGTCGCCGACGTGAAGCGCGGCGACATCGGCTCGAGCTTCGCGGCGTACGCCGACACCTGGCTGGCTCCGGGCTCCCCGCTCGAGGCGGACGCGATGACGGTCGTCGCGTATCAGGGCTTCGGCACGCTCGCCGGTGCGCTGGAGCGCGTGCAGCGCGACGGCAAGGGGCTGTTCGTGCTCGCCGCGACGTCGAATCCCGAGGCCGCCGAGGTGCAGCAGGCGCGCCGCGCCGACGGTCGCACCGTCGCCGCCGCGATGGTGGAGGACGCGGCGGCGTGGAACGCCGCGCACGCGAGCGCGCCGGTCGGCGGCGTCGGCGTCGTGCTTGGCGCGACGCTCGATCTGTCGGCGTTCGGCATCGACGTCGCCGTGCGGCCCGCCGGCCCCGCCCTGCCGGTGCTTGCACCGGGGTTCGGCCATCAGGGCGCCCGCATCGAGGATGCGGGCCGGGTGTTCGGCGGCATCGGTCACGCGCTGCTCGCGAACGAATCCCGCAGCATTCTGAACGGCGGGCCCGCGGGGCTGCGCGACCGGATTCGGGAGCGCGCAGCAGCGGTTCGCTTCGCGTTGAGCGGCGAACCGGCCTAG
- the carB gene encoding carbamoyl-phosphate synthase large subunit, with protein sequence MPKRSDINSVLVIGSGPIVIGQAVEFDYSGTQACRVLREEGVRVILVNSNPATIMTDPDFADATYVEPITPEVIESIIVKERPDAILPTLGGQTALNAAIELHDRGILEKHGVELIGAKVEAIQRGEDRQIFKDLVIESGADVARSHIAHTLEEAKEFAKDLGYPLVVRPSFTMGGLGSGFAYTEEELVRIAGDGLHYSPTSEVLLEESILGWKEYELELMRDTADNTVVVCSIENVDAVGVHTGDSITVAPALTLTDREYQKLRDIGIDIIRRVGVDTGGCNIQYAVDPATGRIIVIEMNPRVSRSSALASKATGFPIAKIAAKLALGYRLDEIPNDITQKTPASFEPSIDYIVVKTPRFAFEKFPAADDTLTTTMKSVGESMAIGRNFTTALQKSLRSLEKQGSSFHWGDESRSVEQILETIKRPTDGRIVDVQQALRLGATIEQVFESTSIDPWFLDQIQLINEVAETVQRAGQLTLDVLREAKDHGFSDVQIAALRGVSESEIRGLRHGLGLRPVYKTVDTCAGEFPALTPYHYSSYDSETEVAASDRKKIVILGSGPNRIGQGVEFDYSCVHASFALSDAGYETIMINCNPETVSTDYDTSDRLYFEPLTLEDVLEVIHAEQASGELLGVVVQLGGQTALGLAQPLKDAGVPILGTTPEAIDLAEERGAFSRILDRAGLLAPRNGTAIDEEGAIRIAEEIGYPVLVRPSFVLGGRGMEIVYDTESLHGYFGRIEGHALVGPGHPLLVDRFLDDAIEIDVDALYDGEQLYVGGVMEHIEEAGVHSGDSSCTLPPVTLGHDQIARVREATLGIAEGIGVRGLLNVQFAIGQGVLYVLEANPRASRTVPFVSKALGIPLAKAASRIMAGETISELIESGLLPERDGSRAPIDAPIAVKEAVLPFKRFRTHEGFVVDSLLGPEMRSTGEVMGMDRDFPTAFAKSQSAAGSELPESGTVFLSVADRDKRSIVLPALRLQELGYRILATQGTQVVLGRNGIASEVVRKHSAGAEGDTIVDLINRGDIDMIINTPSGSSARADGYEIRAAAVAAGKPIFTTVSELSAAVGAISAQRSGFDVKSLQEYQADRDAALAGR encoded by the coding sequence ATGCCCAAGCGTTCAGACATCAATTCAGTACTCGTCATCGGCTCGGGTCCGATCGTCATTGGCCAGGCCGTCGAGTTCGACTACTCGGGAACCCAGGCGTGCCGCGTGCTCCGCGAGGAGGGCGTGCGCGTCATCCTCGTCAACTCGAACCCCGCCACGATCATGACCGACCCCGACTTCGCCGATGCGACGTACGTCGAGCCGATCACCCCCGAGGTCATCGAATCGATCATCGTTAAGGAGCGGCCCGACGCGATCCTCCCCACGCTGGGCGGTCAGACCGCGCTCAACGCGGCGATCGAGCTCCACGACCGCGGCATCCTCGAGAAGCACGGCGTCGAGCTCATCGGCGCGAAGGTCGAGGCGATCCAGCGCGGCGAGGATCGCCAGATCTTCAAGGATCTCGTGATCGAGTCGGGAGCGGACGTGGCGCGTTCGCACATCGCTCACACGCTCGAGGAGGCGAAGGAGTTCGCGAAGGATCTCGGCTATCCGCTGGTCGTGCGCCCCTCGTTCACGATGGGCGGCCTCGGCTCGGGCTTCGCGTACACGGAGGAGGAGCTGGTCCGGATCGCGGGCGACGGGCTGCACTACAGCCCGACCAGCGAGGTGCTGCTCGAGGAGTCGATCCTCGGGTGGAAGGAGTACGAGCTCGAGCTGATGCGCGACACCGCGGACAACACCGTGGTCGTCTGCTCCATCGAGAACGTCGACGCCGTCGGCGTGCACACCGGCGACTCCATCACCGTGGCGCCGGCCTTGACGCTCACCGACCGCGAGTACCAGAAGCTGCGCGACATCGGCATCGACATCATCCGCCGCGTGGGCGTCGACACCGGCGGCTGCAACATCCAGTACGCCGTCGATCCCGCGACGGGGCGCATCATCGTCATCGAGATGAACCCGCGCGTCTCGCGCTCGTCGGCGCTCGCCTCGAAGGCGACCGGCTTCCCGATCGCGAAGATCGCCGCGAAGCTCGCACTCGGGTACCGGCTCGACGAGATCCCGAACGACATCACGCAGAAGACGCCGGCGAGCTTCGAGCCGTCGATCGACTACATCGTCGTGAAGACTCCGCGATTCGCGTTCGAGAAGTTCCCGGCGGCCGACGACACGCTGACGACCACCATGAAGTCGGTGGGCGAGTCGATGGCGATCGGGCGCAACTTCACGACCGCGCTGCAGAAGTCGCTGCGCTCGCTGGAGAAGCAGGGCTCCTCCTTCCACTGGGGCGACGAGTCGCGCTCGGTCGAGCAGATCCTCGAGACCATCAAGCGCCCCACCGACGGGCGCATCGTCGACGTGCAGCAGGCACTGCGGCTCGGCGCGACCATCGAGCAGGTCTTCGAATCCACGTCGATCGACCCCTGGTTCCTCGATCAGATCCAGCTGATCAACGAGGTCGCCGAGACGGTGCAGCGCGCGGGTCAGCTCACGCTCGACGTGCTGCGCGAGGCGAAGGATCACGGGTTCTCCGACGTGCAGATCGCGGCGCTCCGCGGGGTGTCCGAATCGGAGATCCGCGGCCTGCGCCACGGGCTCGGCCTGCGCCCCGTGTACAAGACCGTCGACACGTGCGCCGGCGAATTCCCGGCGCTCACGCCCTACCACTACTCCTCGTACGACTCCGAGACGGAGGTCGCCGCGAGCGACCGCAAGAAGATCGTCATCCTCGGCTCCGGCCCGAACCGCATCGGTCAGGGCGTCGAGTTCGACTACTCCTGCGTCCACGCCTCGTTCGCGCTCTCCGACGCGGGGTACGAGACCATCATGATCAACTGCAACCCCGAGACGGTGTCGACGGACTACGACACGTCGGATCGCCTCTACTTCGAGCCGCTCACGCTCGAGGACGTGCTGGAGGTCATCCACGCCGAGCAGGCGTCGGGCGAGCTGCTCGGCGTCGTCGTGCAGCTCGGCGGCCAGACGGCGCTCGGCCTCGCCCAGCCGCTGAAGGACGCGGGCGTGCCGATCCTGGGCACCACTCCGGAGGCGATCGACCTCGCCGAGGAGCGCGGCGCATTCTCGCGCATCCTCGACCGCGCGGGCCTGCTCGCTCCGCGCAACGGCACGGCGATCGACGAGGAGGGTGCGATCCGCATCGCGGAGGAGATCGGCTACCCCGTGCTCGTGCGCCCCTCCTTCGTGCTCGGCGGGCGCGGCATGGAGATCGTGTACGACACCGAGTCGCTGCACGGCTACTTCGGCCGCATCGAGGGCCACGCCCTCGTCGGGCCGGGCCATCCGCTGCTCGTCGACCGCTTCCTCGACGACGCGATCGAGATCGACGTCGACGCGCTCTACGACGGCGAGCAGCTCTACGTCGGCGGCGTCATGGAGCACATCGAGGAGGCGGGCGTGCACTCGGGCGACTCGAGCTGCACGCTGCCCCCGGTCACCCTCGGGCACGATCAGATCGCCCGGGTGCGCGAGGCGACGCTCGGCATCGCCGAGGGCATCGGCGTCCGCGGCCTGCTGAACGTGCAGTTCGCGATCGGACAGGGCGTGCTCTATGTGCTCGAGGCGAATCCGCGCGCATCGCGCACGGTGCCCTTCGTGTCGAAGGCGCTCGGGATCCCGCTCGCGAAGGCGGCCTCGCGCATCATGGCGGGGGAGACGATCTCCGAGCTCATCGAGAGCGGGCTGCTGCCCGAGCGCGACGGCTCGCGGGCGCCCATCGACGCGCCGATCGCCGTCAAGGAGGCCGTGCTGCCGTTCAAGCGGTTCCGCACGCACGAGGGTTTCGTCGTGGATTCGCTGCTCGGACCCGAGATGCGCTCGACCGGCGAGGTGATGGGCATGGATCGCGACTTCCCGACCGCCTTCGCGAAGAGCCAGTCGGCGGCCGGCAGCGAGCTGCCGGAGAGCGGCACGGTGTTCCTCTCGGTCGCCGACCGCGACAAGCGGTCGATCGTTCTGCCCGCACTCCGCCTGCAGGAGCTGGGCTACCGCATCCTCGCGACGCAGGGCACGCAGGTGGTGCTCGGCCGCAACGGCATCGCGTCGGAGGTGGTGCGCAAGCACAGCGCCGGGGCCGAGGGAGACACGATCGTCGACCTCATCAACCGGGGCGACATCGACATGATCATCAACACGCCGTCGGGCAGCTCGGCGCGTGCGGACGGGTACGAGATCCGCGCCGCTGCCGTGGCCGCCGGCAAGCCGATCTTCACCACGGTGTCGGAGCTGTCGGCGGCGGTCGGGGCGATCTCGGCGCAGCGGAGCGGGTTCGACGTGAAGTCGCTCCAGGAGTACCAGGCCGACCGCGACGCGGCGCTGGCCGGGCGATGA
- the carA gene encoding glutamine-hydrolyzing carbamoyl-phosphate synthase small subunit, which translates to MAPQGVTAPPASAVPAGRAVLVLEDGRRYVGRAYGATGRTLGEVVFSTGMTGYQETLTDPSYAGQIVLMTAPHIGNTGANADDMESRKIWVAGFIVRDPARRVSNFRAQRSLDEDLVEDGVVGISGVDTRAITRHIRSAGAMRAGVFSGADFELSDEEQLALVRAQEPMAGKNLSELVTTPERYDVPAAEGVERVGSIAVLDLGIKRATVHYLSEHGFDVIVLPASTPLDEIRAIAPDALFYSNGPGDPAASDLQVDVLRELLRDGVPYFGICFGNQLLGRALGFGTYKLPFGHRGINQPVLDKRTGRVEITAQNHGFAVDAPIEGEIDAPEGFGRVQVSHFSLNDQVVEGLECLDIPAFSVQYHPEAAAGPHDAFYLFNRFRELVSNRSTRSTGAHAQEA; encoded by the coding sequence GTGGCGCCGCAGGGCGTCACCGCGCCCCCGGCCTCCGCTGTGCCCGCGGGCCGTGCGGTGCTGGTGCTCGAAGACGGACGACGATACGTAGGGCGCGCATACGGGGCGACCGGCCGAACGCTCGGCGAGGTCGTCTTCTCGACGGGCATGACGGGCTACCAGGAGACCCTGACCGATCCGTCGTACGCCGGTCAGATCGTGCTCATGACCGCCCCGCACATCGGCAACACCGGTGCGAACGCCGACGACATGGAGTCGCGCAAGATCTGGGTGGCGGGCTTCATCGTGCGCGACCCCGCGCGCCGCGTATCGAACTTCCGCGCCCAGCGCTCCCTCGACGAGGACCTCGTGGAGGACGGCGTGGTCGGCATCTCCGGCGTCGACACGCGTGCGATCACCCGCCACATCCGCTCCGCCGGAGCGATGCGCGCCGGCGTGTTCTCGGGCGCCGACTTCGAGCTCTCCGACGAGGAGCAGCTCGCCCTCGTGCGCGCGCAGGAGCCGATGGCCGGGAAGAACCTGTCGGAACTCGTGACGACGCCGGAGCGCTACGACGTGCCGGCCGCCGAGGGCGTCGAGCGCGTCGGCTCGATCGCCGTGCTCGATCTGGGCATCAAGCGCGCGACGGTGCACTACCTGTCGGAGCACGGGTTCGACGTCATCGTGCTGCCCGCGTCGACCCCGCTCGACGAGATCCGCGCCATCGCCCCCGATGCGCTCTTCTACTCGAACGGCCCCGGCGATCCGGCGGCGAGCGACCTGCAGGTCGACGTGCTCCGCGAGCTGCTGCGCGACGGGGTGCCCTACTTCGGCATCTGCTTCGGCAACCAGCTGCTCGGCCGCGCGCTCGGCTTCGGCACCTACAAGCTGCCCTTCGGGCACCGCGGCATCAACCAGCCGGTGCTCGACAAGCGCACGGGCCGCGTCGAGATCACCGCGCAGAACCACGGCTTCGCCGTCGACGCGCCGATCGAGGGCGAGATCGACGCCCCCGAGGGGTTCGGCCGCGTGCAGGTGAGCCACTTCAGCCTGAACGACCAGGTGGTCGAAGGGCTTGAGTGCCTCGACATCCCGGCGTTCTCGGTGCAGTACCACCCGGAGGCGGCCGCAGGGCCGCACGACGCGTTCTATCTCTTCAACCGTTTCCGCGAGCTGGTCTCGAACCGCTCCACCCGTTCGACCGGCGCACACGCCCAGGAGGCCTGA